A single window of Salvia splendens isolate huo1 chromosome 6, SspV2, whole genome shotgun sequence DNA harbors:
- the LOC121808697 gene encoding E3 ubiquitin-protein ligase TTC3-like, with product MAGDEVDLDYHYFGRCIEFKRIEARFRPTRRDQLHRLRFNFSLNFETTNWSQPPNSTTLQITERLSWKLNRHATIIVGESLPLDRAYAAVEAAIAGLMVDAERSVFVPVAIEFALREAREKIPSAGKPDYGTLYVDYEVNFDRRRQRWTDVVEGDGEDYLGLVPAADLSLEMLEGGHEADGESCCSICLEEFGGGGGRVLRMPCWHYFHGGCIERWLKSSHYCPLCRFVMPT from the coding sequence ATGGCCGGCGATGAGGTAGACCTCGATTACCACTACTTCGGTCGCTGCATCGAATTCAAGAGAATCGAAGCTAGATTCCGCCCCACCAGACGAGACCAGCTCCACCGCCTCCGATTCAACTTTTCCCTCAATTTCGAAACCACAAATTGGAGTCAACCCCCAAATTCCACAACTCTACAGATCACAGAGCGCCTCTCGTGGAAGCTCAACCGCCACGCCACCATCATCGTCGGAGAATCTCTGCCGCTCGACCGAGCATACGCGGCCGTCGAAGCAGCCATCGCCGGCCTCATGGTCGACGCCGAGCGCAGCGTCTTCGTCCCCGTCGCGATCGAATTCGCGCTAAGAGAAGCAAGGGAGAAGATTCCGAGCGCCGGAAAACCTGATTACGGAACGCTGTACGTCGATTACGAGGTGAATTTCGAtcggcggcggcagcggtggACGGACGTCGTGGAGGGCGACGGCGAAGATTATCTAGGGCTGGTTCCGGCTGCGGATTTGTCGTTGGAGATGTTGGAGGGGGGGCACGAGGCGGATGGGGAGAGCTGCTGCTCAATCTGCTTGGAGGAGTTCGGAGGAGGCGGCGGGCGAGTTTTGAGGATGCCGTGTTGGCATTATTTTCACGGCGGGTGCATCGAGAGGTGGCTCAAGAGCAGCCATTACTGCCCGCTTTGCCGCTTCGTCATGCCCACCTAA